In one Dunckerocampus dactyliophorus isolate RoL2022-P2 chromosome 9, RoL_Ddac_1.1, whole genome shotgun sequence genomic region, the following are encoded:
- the LOC129187752 gene encoding coxsackievirus and adenovirus receptor homolog: MRPAFCSFVLVLTFCTLKANSQTSYYAAVGSNITLHCEHTYPTDDVDITWFVTVNSQDFRITWWYCDVFYEPLKGRFHHMPHSFQTSHCKRDASITISNLRLSDTGTYTCLLRNYEIDEEREMNMNLTVMEKPSEPVCGVKGEPGVTLKCGSSHDTLQLTYSWTKMSGNKMLPPNASVNATLGDLFVDRITEDNCGRYLCTVESLVATQHCDVLLECPPPSAMSDGVPVPVVAVTTVVLVLGLVGALAIWYWRRSETVEEVPMLSMEGGDLETLPDSVTCEHPHTSGDTAENMK; this comes from the coding sequence ATGAGGCCTGCGTTCTGCTCTTTTGTCCTGGTGCTGACCTTTTGCACTCTCAAAGCCAACTCCCAGACGTCCTATTACGCAGCTGTAGGATCAAACATCACTCTTCACTGCGAGCATACATATCCCACTGACGATGTAGACATTACCTGGTTTGTCACGGTGAATTCACAAGACTTCCGTATTACATGGTggtattgtgatgttttttatgAACCACTGAAGGGCAGGTTCCACCACATGCCTCACAGCTTTCAGACCTCACACTGCAAAAGAGACGCTTCCATAACCATCAGCAACCTGCGTCTCTCAGACACGGGGACCTACACATGCCTCTTGAGAAATTATGAAATAGATGAGGAAAGGGAGATGAACATGAACctgacagtcatggaaaaaccaAGCGAGCCGGTATGTGGTGTGAAAGGGGAGCCTGGCGTGACGCTCAAATGCGGATCCTCACATGACACCCTCCAACTGACGTACAGCTGGACAAAGATGAGCGGAAACAAGATGTTGCCACCAAACGCCAGTGTGAATGCCACATTGGGTGACTTGTTTGTAGACAGGATCACAGAGGACAACTGTGGAAGATATCTCTGTACGGTGGAAAGTCTGGTTGCTACCCAACACTGTGACGTCCTACTTGAGTGTCCACCACCATCAGCCATGAGCGATGGAGTTCCAGTTCCAGTCGTGGCCGTGACGACCGTCGTGCTTGTGCTGGGTCTTGTCGGTGCTCTCGCCATCTGGTACTGGCGCAGAAGTGAAACAGTGGAGGAGGTGCCCATGTTGTCGATGGAGGGGGGAGACTTGGAAACACTTCCCGATAGTGTCACGTGTGAGCATCCTCACACTTCTGGCGATACtgctgaaaatatgaaataa